In Neokomagataea tanensis, the DNA window CCCACCTCAAAACCAATAGAGGGTTTCAAGCAGCGGATAAAACTTTACAACAGGGCCATATGTTTTCTCTATCTTGGCAAGATACTATAAATTTTTTTAAAAAACTTAAGTTTTCCCTGTCAAAAACGATTATTTTCCCCTAATGTCGCATCACTTTTTGTTAATATAATGTTGATGCAATTTCTGTGTGGGCACACGGAAGTTGTTACTGGGGGAAAAATGGCAGATACGGTTGTTAGTGGAAATCAAGTTACTCGGAACAAAACGTTTAATAACGGCGATCGTCTTTATGTCGGCCCTAACGGGTCAGCAGATTATGCGACACTTAACAGTGGGTCGCTAGCCACAATTACGAACAGTCCATATGGTATTCACGATAGCACCGTCAATAATGGTGCGTCGTTAGTTTTGAGTAGTGGGGGGTTCGGAACAACTACTAAGGTTAATGGCGGTAACGTTACCGTTTCTTCCGGCGGAACCTACAATTACAACTGGACTAACGCTGGGGGCACTGTAACCGTCTTAAACGGTGGCACGGCTTGGACAAACTTCGTTTCCGGACAAAACGCCGCAGTCATCATTTCGTCCGGAGGCTTTGGTAGTGACGCCCGAGTAGGTTCCGACGGTCGGTATAGTGTCGGGTCAGGCGGGCGGCTGAGCGGCGCTAATGTAGGCAGTGGCGGCACCCTGTATGCTATTGGCGGTTCCATAGCAACGGCAACGATTTCGGCAGGGGGAACAGCCTTCATTCAAAACGGCGGCACTTTAACAAGTGCGACGGTTGATGGTGGGACGTTATTCCTTAATGGGACAGACCCGACCAACAATACAATATTTACCTCCAATGGTGGTACGGTTTACCTAAACAATAATTATCGTAATACTACTTCGTGGGGAAATATTTCCAGCAATACAACATTTGCTGTTAATAGTGGTGGGCAGCTTTTCGGTGGAACCGTCCTTCAGGGGGGTGTCATACGTGTCAATGAAGGTGGAAAGCTTACGAGCGCAACCCTTAATGGCGGTACGTTAAATCTCAACGGGGCAAACGCTACGTCCAACACAACGTTTGGGACAAGCGGGGGGACGGTAAATCTTTTTAGCGGCTATTCGAATACGGTTGCTTGGCAAAATATTACAAGCAATACACGCTTCAATGTACTGAGCGGTGCAATTTTTTCAGGCACCAATGTTCTCAGCGGAGCCACGGTGAACGTAGCGTCGGGTGGCAGTCTGACCGGGACACTGTCGGTCAATCCGGGTGGAACAGTAGTTTTAAATGGCACGGCAGGAAGCGGTACCGTTAATCTATCAGGAGACGGGTCGCAACTCACAATTAGTGGGACCCAGATGCCAACGAACGTGATCTCCGGTTGGTCACCAACAGATAAAATTGACCTAGCCTCTATCCCTTACGGTAGCATTACAAGCGTAACAACCACGGAAAGTGGCGTGACGTTTCATACCGCAAATGGTAGCTATTCTTTAAACATTCCAGGCGCCAACAAATATGGCTATGCCTTAAACAAAGATAGCGACGGGAGCACGATCTACACAACTTGTTTTGCCGAAGGAACGCATATTACTACTGAAGAAGGTGATATCGCAGTCGAAAATCTAAAAATTGGTACACAAATCCATACACCAAATGGTCTAATGCCTTTAAAATGGCTCGGCCATCGCAGCATTACCGTTGCAAAACAGAAGCACCCAGAAGATAACTGGCTCGTACGTATTCGCCGTGGGGCTTTCGCTGAGGGTACTCCTGCACGTGACCTTCTTGTTACTCAAGAACACTGTATGGTTTTTGACGGAAGGCTAGTGCCGGCTCGTATGTTGGTCAATAATCGTTCCGTTATCGTTGATCGATCCATTAATTCATACACATATTACCACGTTGAGCTCGAGAGCCACGCAGCTATTTGGGCAGAGAAAACGCTGACAGAAAGTTACCTGGATACAGGGAACCGTGACCAGTTCGAAAACAATACCGTCGTAAGTCTATCTCCGCGCAGACGCACAGGCGGGTCTGTGACCCTTCCATTGGATACATCACGTGATTTCGTTGAACCAATCTTCCGTTCCATAGCGGAGCGGGCGGGCGTTGCCGGAGCAACGTCACAACACGGAATGACGTGCGATCCTGATCTTCACCTCCTCACCGAAACAGGAGAGGTCATTCGCCCGCGGAGAATTAGTGGCGAGCAACACGTATTCTTTCTCCCGGACACGATAGAACATGTCAAAATCATGTCTCGAAGCAGCCGACCATCGGATGTGGTTGGCCCGTATGTGGACGACCGCCGCGATCTCGGCGTATTAATTGGTCAAATGAAGCTGTTCGGTGCAAATAAGACAACGTCTATCGAAGTGCCGTCTTCGCCGGTAGAGCTTAGTGGTTGGTACGATTGCAGCGCAGAAACAGGCAGATGGACAAATGGTGCCGCTACCCTCTTTGTGGGCCCAGCACGAAATAATGAACCGCGCATACTTACGCTGCAGATTCTTTCTCAGGGGCATTATCGGATTGAATCTGAGCAAGGGACCGCTGCGACCGCTTAATGGACTTTTGACAACGCTGTACTAGCGCTTGCCGAAGTAGGTGTTAGTCTAGAGTTAGCCCCCGTTTCGTATCAGGAGCGGGGGCTTTTGTTGGCGTAAAGCCTCCGCCTGATGTGTTACAGATACTGTAATCTGCGCCCTTATTTTGATTTATAATAATTTTATTAATCCTATCATTTAACAATTAAAGTTATTATATAACAAATATTTTCATGAATATTTGACTTTCAACGCAAAATAGTAAACAAATAGAGATGTGAATGGGGGGGAAGACAATGCCTGAAAACCACAATACTTTCCAAAAAGAAGTTCCTGACGTGGTTTCACAAGACGAGAACCCCTATATAGCCCCTCCTTTAATGCCGGTCGTGCACGCAGACCGTAACGTGCGGTTTGATTTTAACGATGGCGCACGTGTGATGGTGCCAGAGGTCGACCCCAAAGAGGGCCAGTGGCATGTCTGCCTCTCGGATTATGAAACGGGAAACGCGCTGTTCAACGCGCCCCTTCAGGGAGGTACGGTTTCCTCGACCAAGAGATATTATGTCCCATTTAAGGTTGAGGTCGTTTTCATCCACCCCGATGGAACACGGACACAAGTCGTCTCTCATTCGATGGATGTGAGGGGGCAAGCTGTATTGGTGCAGCTTCCCGTCGGGACATTAGGGGATACGTTGGCTTGGCTGCCTGCGGTAACGCGTTTCGCACGTGAAACAGGCGCCAGAGTGACATGCAGCGTATCGGACATAATTCTACCACTTGTGCAGGATGCCAATAAGGATATCACGCTTGTTGGGCATAATGTCGCGAAGTCCAAGCCGGATTTCTCCAGTCCGTTTTATGCGACTTATCGTATAGGCCTCTTTTTTACGGACAAGGATTGCGTCTTCCAACCAACGGATTTCAGGCATGTTGGCTTGCACAGAACTGCGGCGTATATTTTGGGAATTGATCCTTGGGACGACACTCCGCCAGTTCTAACAATCCCTGATGGCGATACAGCACCTATTGAGGGGCCTTATGTCGTAATTGCCACTCAGGCGAGCACTCAATGCAAATATTGGAACAACCCGGCAGGTTGGCATGAGGTTATTAGCTTTTTGAAGAAGGCTGGCTACAGGGTTATATGCATCGATAAAGATGCCTTTCATGGTACGAGTTACGTCTACAATCATATCCCGCATGGTTGCGAGGACGAGACAGGGCCGCGGCCATTATCCGAACGTGCACGCTGGCTCAAACACGCAAGTTTCTTTATAGGGTTGTCCAGTGGTTTAGCGTGGTTAGCTCATGCTGCGGGCACTCCTGTCGTTATGATTTCAGGTTTTACCCATCCAGATAATGAGTTTTCTACGCCGTATCGCGTCATCAATTGGCACACGTGCAACTCGTGTTGGAACGATCCCCAACACCAGTTTGACCATAAAGACTTTTTTTGGTGCCCTCGCCATAAGGGGGGGAGCGCCAATTTGAGTGCACACGTCTGATTACAGGGGGGCAGGTTATTCGTGCGATACGCCGCTTGATGAAAGACCGCTCCTTGCCGGAAGCTGAAAGCGCGTAATTGTACCTCTGCTGTAAAAAAAGGTTTAGGGCAGCTTCATAGGAAAAGTGCACTTAAATGAAAGACAACTCATCTTCCAAACCGTTTAAAATCGAAACAAACGAGACCCACGTGACCTAAACCTAACTTTACAACAGGGCCCCCAAGATCGTATTGAAACGACGTGAATGCCGAAACTCACACGCCTGTCGCGCGTCGTAGCTCTCGTAATGTCTCATTAGTGATGCGCAGCAGGAGGCAGGTAAAATACACTCGATTGTCTATTGGCACGTTGCAATTTTAAATGCCGTTGCCGCCATTTCGGCTGCCTGCGGTCTTGCCTTCTATGGGGAGGCGTTGCCATCCAATAGTCCATCCGCTGTGTATCAGATGCACCATACGGTAGAACCTTAAAAGCAACGGCACCAGCCAGATCGAATGTTTTCGAAAAATATGCTACGGGCCAACTTCAGCGTAACAAACTGCCAGTTTTCTGGCATTGCTTTCCTTTTCATTTTTAGGAACGGGTCAATGAAAAAGAACGAGCATGTTGCTTGGAACACGACACGCGGCGAAACGACCGGCCATGTCAAAAAACAAGTAACCCATGACATCAAAATTAAGGGAAATACGGTCAAGGCCAGCGGCGACCACCCCAAGATTGTTGTCAAAAGCGACAAAACCGGCGCCGAAGCCGCCCACAAACCAGAAAGTCTCAAGAAGAGATAAAGTGCCGCTAGGCAGAAGCTCGTTGTCTGCTTCCTTCTCCAATCAGACGTCAGTTTTTATAACAAGTGTTGACCCGGCTGCACTCGACGTTTTCGCCTTCGAGAAGGCAAGCAATATAGCCGCCCGATGGGTCACCATTTGATCCCATTCGTGGGTGGACGTGTCTTTATCGATCTTATGCCCCGCGGAATAGGCGTGCATCGTCCTAGGGTCGCCTTGGGACAGACCCCGCTCTTGGCCAACTAATACGCGTTCCTAATACCGACATCGGTAGTACCGCCGCGTTTTAATTTTTTCTTGCAATGTAAGGCCGTAGAGCCCCGCCTTTGCAACCTCCTTGTGGGCTGAGACTTATCGGTCATAGCGACGCTTTTTGGGAGCACATTGCCGTTCGCAGGATTGATGCGTTGCCTCATTGAAGGCGTGTGGCCGTTGTGGGTGGTGGCCCTGTTGCACTACCGCTGTTCGCCTAGTGAGAAAACGCTTAATCGCTTTTGGATGACAGGACATGATTGGGTGTGCTGTGCTCGAGCAGTATCAGTAGAACGAATGCAGTGGAAAGCTGTGCGGGGCGCAGGCGCACCAAGAAACGCGGTAACCGTCCCTGCCGGGCCAGGCGAACGTCGCCCGCCATATTCAGCAGTGCTCCTACCTGAAGCGCACGCCACGAAATGTTCGACGAAGACAGTATGGCCCCCAAGCCGAGGGCGTGGGTTGCAAGAAAAATAAAGGGATCACTGAGTTGCGGCCCCTTGGCATCATAAAAACTCGCGCCGCGATGGACGCCGGCAAAAAAACAGAACAGGCCACCCGCCCAAATCTGCGCAAAGCGACGCACCTGGCTTGCACGGTTTGAGGGGACGACGCGGATCACCACCAGACATACCCCCAACATCGCCACGGCCGCCCAACCCAGTATCCCGCCCTCTAGGGGTGTACGTGTGGCTGACGCTTCTTCACCGTCGTGTATTCGAATGACCATGCTGCCGTTGCCTATCTCTGTCTTGCCAATGAGGCGCCAACGTCAGACGACGGAAAAGGTTACACAACCCTCTAGCATTATGGCCCTGTTGCGTGGTCCGTTAAATGCCCTTCGTGCGACGGTGCCGTCTTATGCGC includes these proteins:
- a CDS encoding Hint domain-containing protein — translated: MADTVVSGNQVTRNKTFNNGDRLYVGPNGSADYATLNSGSLATITNSPYGIHDSTVNNGASLVLSSGGFGTTTKVNGGNVTVSSGGTYNYNWTNAGGTVTVLNGGTAWTNFVSGQNAAVIISSGGFGSDARVGSDGRYSVGSGGRLSGANVGSGGTLYAIGGSIATATISAGGTAFIQNGGTLTSATVDGGTLFLNGTDPTNNTIFTSNGGTVYLNNNYRNTTSWGNISSNTTFAVNSGGQLFGGTVLQGGVIRVNEGGKLTSATLNGGTLNLNGANATSNTTFGTSGGTVNLFSGYSNTVAWQNITSNTRFNVLSGAIFSGTNVLSGATVNVASGGSLTGTLSVNPGGTVVLNGTAGSGTVNLSGDGSQLTISGTQMPTNVISGWSPTDKIDLASIPYGSITSVTTTESGVTFHTANGSYSLNIPGANKYGYALNKDSDGSTIYTTCFAEGTHITTEEGDIAVENLKIGTQIHTPNGLMPLKWLGHRSITVAKQKHPEDNWLVRIRRGAFAEGTPARDLLVTQEHCMVFDGRLVPARMLVNNRSVIVDRSINSYTYYHVELESHAAIWAEKTLTESYLDTGNRDQFENNTVVSLSPRRRTGGSVTLPLDTSRDFVEPIFRSIAERAGVAGATSQHGMTCDPDLHLLTETGEVIRPRRISGEQHVFFLPDTIEHVKIMSRSSRPSDVVGPYVDDRRDLGVLIGQMKLFGANKTTSIEVPSSPVELSGWYDCSAETGRWTNGAATLFVGPARNNEPRILTLQILSQGHYRIESEQGTAATA
- a CDS encoding hypervirulence associated TUDOR domain-containing protein, whose protein sequence is MKKNEHVAWNTTRGETTGHVKKQVTHDIKIKGNTVKASGDHPKIVVKSDKTGAEAAHKPESLKKR